In Campylobacter sp. 2014D-0216, the following proteins share a genomic window:
- the mgtE gene encoding magnesium transporter, translating to MNEFLEAQELINTSKDQSTYEINEALKTIKRYDEELYLQTLKSFDTLTLANVATITPDHILEDILEYLSIIKIAKAVEELESDDATDLIKRFEELNLEKTLAILNRLSSEDKEEILRLKNYDENTAGAYMQTEIFTASIDESIEKAIKRYRILKHTGQVDQIFQVYIIDGHGKLCNAINLSDLLLWDFKLSFADIIKNNSEKYKSYSIKDHEDIQKAIDLVEDYDLSVLAVVNDDGVLLGRITYDDIHDLIQENATEQIYNLAGVDEDAEEESAFKAAKARAFWLMINLTTSLISANIISLFSGEIEQLVALAVLMPIVASMGGNTGSQALAVTVRKLSLNEVEFKDAKKVILRESGISLLNGLVFASIMSIIAFIWFKTALLGLVIALSMLINLALAGFVGSFVPLTLKKFKIDPAVGSSVVITAITDGLGFFSFLLLAKMILL from the coding sequence ATGAATGAATTTTTAGAAGCACAAGAACTTATAAACACTTCTAAAGATCAAAGCACCTATGAAATCAATGAAGCACTAAAAACTATCAAAAGATATGATGAAGAACTTTATCTTCAAACCCTCAAATCTTTTGATACACTCACTTTAGCAAATGTAGCAACCATCACACCTGATCACATCTTAGAGGATATTTTAGAATATTTAAGCATTATTAAAATAGCTAAAGCAGTTGAAGAACTTGAAAGTGATGATGCAACTGACTTGATCAAACGCTTTGAAGAACTTAATCTTGAAAAAACTCTTGCTATCTTAAACCGCTTAAGTTCTGAAGATAAGGAAGAAATTCTACGTCTTAAGAATTATGATGAAAATACTGCGGGCGCTTACATGCAAACAGAAATTTTTACCGCTTCTATTGATGAGAGTATAGAAAAAGCGATAAAAAGATATAGAATTTTAAAACATACAGGTCAAGTAGATCAAATTTTTCAAGTTTACATCATCGATGGCCACGGAAAACTTTGCAATGCGATCAACCTAAGCGATCTTTTACTTTGGGATTTTAAACTTAGTTTTGCCGATATCATTAAGAACAATAGCGAAAAGTATAAAAGCTACAGTATTAAAGATCACGAAGATATACAAAAAGCTATTGATTTAGTAGAAGATTATGACTTAAGTGTTTTAGCGGTTGTAAATGATGATGGAGTACTTTTAGGTAGAATTACCTATGATGATATCCATGATTTGATCCAAGAAAATGCAACAGAGCAAATTTATAACTTAGCCGGAGTTGATGAGGATGCTGAAGAAGAAAGCGCCTTTAAAGCAGCCAAGGCAAGAGCATTTTGGTTGATGATTAATCTTACCACTTCTTTAATATCTGCCAATATCATTAGTCTTTTTTCGGGAGAGATCGAGCAACTTGTAGCCTTGGCGGTGCTAATGCCAATCGTAGCTTCCATGGGAGGCAATACCGGCTCACAAGCTTTAGCTGTAACCGTTAGAAAGCTTTCACTTAATGAAGTCGAATTTAAAGATGCAAAAAAGGTTATCTTAAGAGAAAGTGGAATTTCTTTGCTAAATGGTTTGGTATTTGCAAGTATTATGAGTATCATAGCTTTTATATGGTTTAAAACCGCTCTTTTGGGGCTTGTGATAGCCCTATCAATGCTAATTAACCTAGCCTTGGCAGGTTTTGTAGGGTCCTTTGTGCCATTGACATTGAAAAAATTTAAAATTGATCCTGCAGTAGGTTCAAGTGTAGTGATCACAGCTATCACAGATGGATTAGGATTTTTTAGCTTTTTACTTTTAGCTAAAATGATACTACTATAA